The following coding sequences lie in one Alloacidobacterium dinghuense genomic window:
- a CDS encoding efflux RND transporter permease subunit, which translates to MWIVRLALNRPYTFIVLALLILIMSPVMIGRTPTDIFPNINIPVVAVAWQYTGLNPEEMEGRLTTPYEKVLTSLVDNIEHIESTTYNGVSVVKLYLQPGASLDTANAQITAASQYELRQLPPGTLPPEIINFSASSVPILQLGVSGKGLDEQQLADLSQNAVRPQLVTVPGSVLPLPYGGKSPQITVNMDQNKMQSKGVSPGDLLNALNAQNVVLPSGTVKVGAEEYDVRTNAAPRTIDELGMLPIKEVNGAVVYIRDVATVSSGYAFQTNVVRQDGHRGVLITVLKAGNASTLSVVKGIRDLLPRVLQIVPPSLKITPLSDQSVFVRAAVSGVIRECVIAAALTALMILLFLGSWRSTLIIAISIPLSILSSVIILGMVGETINTMTLGGLALAVGILVDDATVTIENIERFVEEGYELREAILEGAAQIAVPALVSTLCICIVFLPMFFLQGVSRFLFAPLGEAVIFAMIASYILSRTLVPTLAVYLLKAKQHETSRNPLVHFQRGFEKLFERVRSAYEALLTKLVLSRKVFVAVFLCACLCAFLLAPFLGQDFFPNTDSGEFILHLRAKTGTRIEETARLSDQIEASIRREIPGKELNNILDNLGLPYSPMNTMHSTSGIVGAEDGDIMVSLNENHRPTANYVRDLRRQLPREFPGTHFYFLPADITTQVLNFGLPAPIDIQFQSDDVQASTREATAMLEELRQVPGLVDVRIQQPMDYPTFNVNIDRTKAVQGGFTTRDVAQSMLNTLSGSFQITPMFFLNYKNGVDYNLAAQTPQYHMDTLQDVQNIPINSSLAAPRATPEVLGDLSSIERGHEMAVVDHYNIRRVIDIYGAVQYRDLGAVAKDVEAIVHRHEKTLPRGMFVSVRGQVQTMRSSYVSLLGGLVFAVVLVYLLIVVNFQSWLDPFIIITALPAALAGIVIFLFLTHTTLSVPALMGAIMCMGVATANSILVVSFAKLRLAEHGDAILAAIEAGATRFRPVCMTALAMIIGMIPMALGLGDGGEQNAPLGRAVIGGLLCATVATLVFVPSVFSLLHGSGTTPVDPKQREHDQQPLHA; encoded by the coding sequence GTGTGGATTGTTAGACTAGCTCTGAACCGACCGTACACCTTCATCGTCCTTGCGCTACTCATCCTCATCATGAGCCCCGTCATGATCGGGCGGACGCCAACCGATATCTTCCCCAACATCAACATTCCGGTTGTGGCAGTTGCCTGGCAGTACACCGGCTTGAACCCCGAGGAGATGGAGGGGCGGCTCACGACTCCGTACGAGAAGGTGCTCACCTCGCTGGTCGACAACATAGAGCACATTGAATCGACAACCTACAACGGCGTATCGGTAGTCAAGCTCTACCTGCAGCCGGGCGCGAGCCTTGATACCGCCAACGCGCAGATCACCGCGGCTTCACAATACGAACTGCGCCAACTTCCCCCCGGGACGCTCCCGCCAGAAATCATCAACTTCAGCGCCTCTAGCGTACCCATTCTTCAATTGGGCGTTTCCGGTAAAGGCCTGGATGAGCAGCAATTGGCCGACCTAAGTCAAAACGCGGTTCGGCCCCAGCTGGTGACCGTGCCAGGGTCCGTGTTGCCGCTTCCTTATGGGGGCAAGAGCCCGCAGATCACGGTCAACATGGACCAGAACAAGATGCAGTCAAAAGGAGTTTCGCCGGGCGACCTGTTGAACGCCTTGAACGCTCAGAACGTGGTCCTTCCATCCGGAACGGTAAAGGTGGGCGCCGAGGAATATGACGTCCGCACCAATGCCGCACCCCGAACCATTGATGAACTTGGCATGTTGCCGATCAAGGAGGTCAACGGCGCGGTCGTCTATATCCGCGACGTGGCTACCGTCAGCAGTGGCTATGCATTCCAGACCAATGTGGTACGGCAAGATGGTCACCGTGGTGTGCTGATCACCGTGCTCAAAGCCGGCAATGCATCGACATTGAGTGTCGTGAAAGGCATACGCGATTTGCTTCCACGCGTTCTGCAAATCGTTCCGCCCAGCCTCAAGATCACGCCATTAAGCGACCAGAGCGTATTTGTCCGCGCGGCTGTCTCTGGCGTAATTCGAGAATGCGTTATAGCTGCCGCCCTTACTGCCCTCATGATCCTCTTGTTTCTGGGTAGTTGGCGGTCCACGCTCATCATCGCGATCTCCATTCCGCTCTCCATTCTTAGCTCCGTGATCATCCTCGGCATGGTTGGAGAGACGATCAACACAATGACCCTGGGCGGGCTGGCCCTGGCCGTCGGCATCCTGGTCGATGATGCCACCGTGACGATCGAGAACATCGAAAGATTTGTTGAGGAGGGCTACGAGTTGCGTGAGGCTATCCTCGAAGGCGCAGCGCAGATTGCTGTACCGGCACTTGTCTCCACTCTCTGTATCTGCATCGTCTTCTTGCCCATGTTCTTCCTTCAAGGCGTGTCCCGCTTTCTTTTCGCGCCACTGGGTGAGGCCGTAATATTCGCGATGATCGCCTCCTATATTCTGTCGCGCACACTCGTGCCGACGCTGGCCGTGTATCTGCTCAAGGCCAAGCAGCATGAAACCAGCAGAAATCCCTTGGTCCATTTCCAACGCGGTTTCGAGAAATTGTTTGAGCGTGTTCGCTCCGCGTATGAGGCCCTGCTGACGAAGCTCGTCCTTTCGCGCAAGGTCTTTGTTGCCGTCTTCCTCTGCGCCTGCCTCTGTGCTTTCCTGCTGGCGCCGTTCCTCGGCCAGGACTTCTTCCCCAATACAGATTCGGGCGAGTTCATTCTGCATCTACGCGCAAAAACAGGAACCCGTATCGAAGAGACTGCGCGGTTGAGCGACCAGATTGAAGCGTCGATCCGTCGCGAAATCCCGGGTAAGGAGCTCAACAATATCCTCGACAATCTCGGCCTGCCCTACAGCCCGATGAATACGATGCATAGCACCTCCGGCATTGTCGGTGCGGAGGATGGCGACATCATGGTTAGCTTGAATGAGAATCATCGCCCCACGGCAAACTACGTGCGGGATCTGCGCAGACAGCTTCCACGCGAGTTTCCTGGAACACACTTTTACTTTCTGCCAGCCGATATTACGACCCAGGTTCTTAACTTCGGCCTGCCGGCTCCTATCGACATTCAGTTCCAAAGCGACGACGTCCAGGCGAGCACGCGGGAAGCGACTGCAATGCTGGAGGAACTGCGGCAAGTTCCCGGTTTGGTCGATGTTCGCATTCAGCAGCCGATGGATTATCCGACATTCAATGTGAATATAGATCGGACCAAGGCGGTGCAAGGCGGATTTACGACTCGCGATGTGGCGCAGAGCATGTTGAACACTCTAAGCGGCAGCTTTCAGATCACGCCCATGTTCTTTCTCAACTATAAAAACGGCGTGGATTACAATCTCGCGGCGCAGACGCCGCAATACCACATGGATACCCTTCAGGATGTCCAGAACATTCCTATCAACTCGTCGCTGGCAGCGCCGCGCGCAACCCCGGAGGTTCTCGGAGATCTTTCGTCAATTGAGCGCGGCCACGAAATGGCCGTCGTGGATCACTACAACATTCGCCGCGTAATCGATATTTATGGCGCAGTTCAGTACCGTGATCTGGGCGCTGTTGCGAAGGATGTGGAAGCCATCGTTCACCGGCACGAGAAGACGCTGCCACGCGGCATGTTTGTGTCCGTCCGCGGCCAGGTTCAAACAATGCGCAGTTCCTATGTTTCGCTGCTCGGCGGCCTGGTGTTCGCAGTCGTGCTTGTTTACTTGCTCATCGTGGTGAACTTCCAGTCCTGGCTGGATCCGTTCATCATCATCACCGCACTACCGGCAGCACTGGCGGGCATCGTCATCTTTCTCTTTCTCACCCACACGACACTTAGTGTGCCAGCGCTGATGGGCGCCATCATGTGCATGGGCGTGGCCACCGCGAACAGCATTCTTGTCGTCTCGTTCGCTAAGCTCCGTTTAGCCGAGCACGGGGATGCGATACTCGCGGCCATTGAAGCAGGCGCAACACGCTTTCGCCCAGTCTGCATGACTGCGCTCGCCATGATTATTGGCATGATCCCGATGGCGTTGGGGCTTGGTGACGGAGGCGAGCAAAATGCTCCCCTCGGCCGCGCCGTGATTGGCGGACTGCTCTGTGCAACTGTGGCGACGCTTGTCTTCGTGCCTTCGGTATTCAGCTTGCTTCATGGCTCAGGAACGACGCCAGTCGACCCCAAGCAGCGCGAACACGATCAACAACCATTACACGCGTAG
- a CDS encoding LysR family transcriptional regulator: MELRHLRYFKAVAENGGFARAARLLHVAQSAISGQIRDLEEELGVPLFDRAKRQIRLTYHGELFLKDAKTLLASADSAVANMQRSLRGEVGTLTIGFFAGGTGPFFPAIIKEFKRRFQDVQVSLVEMTTPMHHKALQAGTIDVAFTRPAPPSDAATLHLEHHLHSDRLSAAMLKSHPLAKKRSIFVRELADERFIVVDRNSAPFSFDKVISLCTEAGFSPRIGTTASNAVGAVALVEAGEGVAILSHAWRGNGVVFVPLADRMAFMDLVIAWAPQHENPVLRSFLDVALKKRRKP, from the coding sequence ATGGAACTCAGGCATCTACGCTACTTCAAGGCGGTTGCGGAGAACGGAGGTTTTGCACGGGCGGCGCGTCTTCTCCACGTGGCTCAGTCCGCCATCAGCGGGCAGATTCGCGATCTCGAGGAGGAGCTTGGAGTTCCGCTTTTTGATCGAGCGAAACGGCAGATCCGTCTTACCTACCACGGCGAGCTCTTCCTGAAGGATGCCAAGACTTTGCTAGCCTCCGCCGACAGTGCTGTCGCCAATATGCAACGATCTCTTCGCGGTGAAGTCGGGACTCTGACCATCGGTTTTTTCGCTGGAGGTACCGGGCCATTTTTTCCGGCAATCATCAAAGAATTCAAGCGCCGCTTTCAGGACGTGCAAGTTTCACTGGTGGAGATGACGACCCCGATGCATCACAAGGCCTTGCAAGCCGGAACTATTGATGTAGCGTTCACTCGGCCCGCACCACCATCGGACGCGGCAACTTTACATCTCGAACATCATCTACACTCGGACCGCCTCAGTGCGGCGATGCTCAAAAGTCATCCTCTGGCAAAGAAGCGCAGCATTTTTGTACGCGAACTGGCTGACGAACGATTCATTGTGGTTGACCGCAATAGTGCGCCGTTCTCTTTTGACAAGGTGATCTCTCTTTGCACGGAAGCCGGCTTTTCTCCCCGGATCGGGACTACGGCTTCGAATGCGGTCGGTGCTGTCGCGCTTGTCGAAGCGGGGGAGGGCGTAGCCATCTTGTCACACGCTTGGCGCGGGAATGGAGTGGTGTTCGTTCCCCTCGCCGACCGCATGGCATTCATGGACCTCGTGATTGCCTGGGCGCCACAGCACGAGAATCCTGTTCTCCGTTCATTTCTGGACGTGGCCCTCAAGAAACGGAGAAAACCATAA
- a CDS encoding cysteine hydrolase, which yields MRSGLIATLATVASPLAYASTWKKETQARSQASDTALLILDFQVGIGDQPYAKSAAQRAAAALKAGRAAGLPVVFSKVKFREGYRDIADSNKAFALIKTRNLIPPDASKLISTLQPGHDEIVVDKDRFCAFSGNDLNEVLRSEGIKHLVMAGVATSGVILSTFTLAADEDYSMTILSDACADPKASLHEELMTNLFPRSATVLTVDQWIASLPTNG from the coding sequence GTGCGTTCCGGACTTATTGCCACACTTGCAACGGTGGCGTCGCCCTTAGCTTATGCATCAACGTGGAAGAAGGAGACGCAAGCCAGGTCGCAGGCTTCAGATACCGCCCTTCTTATTCTGGACTTTCAGGTTGGCATTGGTGACCAGCCCTATGCGAAGAGTGCTGCGCAACGCGCCGCTGCCGCGCTCAAGGCCGGACGCGCAGCTGGGCTGCCGGTGGTGTTCAGCAAGGTGAAGTTCCGTGAGGGATACCGAGACATTGCGGACAGCAACAAAGCATTTGCACTCATCAAGACGAGGAACCTGATCCCACCCGATGCAAGCAAACTGATCTCGACCCTGCAGCCAGGACACGATGAGATTGTTGTGGACAAGGACAGGTTCTGTGCGTTCAGCGGCAATGACCTGAATGAGGTCCTGCGCTCCGAAGGCATCAAGCATCTGGTGATGGCGGGTGTGGCAACCAGCGGCGTCATCCTGTCGACATTTACGCTGGCGGCGGATGAAGACTACAGCATGACAATTCTCTCCGATGCATGTGCTGATCCCAAGGCAAGCCTGCATGAGGAACTGATGACAAACCTGTTTCCTCGTTCGGCGACGGTTCTTACCGTCGATCAATGGATTGCTTCGCTGCCGACAAACGGATAG
- a CDS encoding substrate-binding domain-containing protein, with the protein MIGENISLYGVPVPPCTTFVLTGSPPVRKRNLRTNNLKGTTMTPKRLTFAIPLIFALPACLPAQVTVLTSGGFSAAYQELLPQFEKSTGITVTTMRGASQGDGPTTIDAELRRGQAADVVILSREGLAELSAEGRIVPGSDVDLASVPLGVGVRSGTPDPDISTVNAFKQTLLQANSIGIQSTSGIYLKTTVFPQLGIAGPLVDKLSDAASADVASGKVEMVVLPVSEILPVRGVDFVGTIPADLQFVQVLAAAVVKGAKNPEAAKRLIDFLASEKATPTVEKTGMERPGLGAR; encoded by the coding sequence ATGATCGGCGAGAATATTTCGCTCTACGGCGTTCCGGTACCACCGTGCACGACATTTGTGTTGACCGGATCGCCACCTGTTCGCAAGCGAAACTTGCGAACAAACAACCTGAAAGGAACAACCATGACACCGAAGAGACTAACGTTCGCGATCCCATTGATCTTTGCTTTGCCCGCCTGCTTGCCTGCGCAGGTTACAGTTCTTACCTCCGGCGGCTTCTCCGCCGCTTATCAGGAGCTTCTGCCCCAATTCGAGAAAAGCACCGGCATTACAGTTACCACGATGCGCGGAGCCTCTCAGGGTGATGGACCCACGACGATCGACGCTGAGCTTCGCCGCGGTCAGGCCGCCGACGTGGTCATCCTATCGAGGGAGGGGCTCGCCGAGCTATCAGCGGAGGGCAGAATCGTTCCAGGTTCAGACGTCGATCTCGCCAGCGTCCCGCTGGGAGTTGGTGTGCGCTCCGGCACACCCGATCCGGACATCAGTACGGTGAACGCCTTCAAACAAACGCTGCTTCAAGCGAACTCCATCGGCATCCAAAGCACCTCCGGGATCTACCTGAAGACCACAGTATTCCCGCAGCTTGGCATCGCTGGCCCCTTGGTGGATAAGCTCTCCGATGCGGCATCGGCCGACGTCGCCAGCGGAAAAGTGGAGATGGTCGTTCTGCCCGTAAGTGAAATCCTGCCCGTTCGAGGTGTCGATTTCGTCGGCACGATCCCCGCCGATCTTCAGTTCGTCCAGGTACTCGCCGCCGCTGTGGTGAAAGGTGCTAAGAATCCCGAGGCAGCCAAACGCCTCATTGACTTTCTCGCTTCGGAAAAGGCAACTCCCACGGTCGAGAAGACGGGGATGGAACGTCCGGGACTGGGGGCGCGATGA
- a CDS encoding nuclear transport factor 2 family protein, with amino-acid sequence MAITQMAITHESVRELFKGLESGDGSAFFEHVADNVDWIVMGTHPLAGHYLSKKAFIEGTFAKLGQVLPNGAQLHTENVIVEGDQAVVELHSLATARNGMRFDNRYCWVVYFQDGLIVRVRAYLDSTMVGRLFEENSIA; translated from the coding sequence ATGGCAATTACACAGATGGCAATTACACACGAAAGCGTTCGCGAACTCTTCAAAGGACTGGAGAGCGGCGATGGCTCTGCTTTCTTCGAACATGTCGCCGACAACGTCGACTGGATAGTCATGGGAACGCACCCTCTGGCTGGTCACTACCTCAGCAAGAAGGCCTTCATCGAAGGCACCTTCGCAAAGCTGGGACAGGTTCTTCCCAATGGCGCTCAGCTGCATACCGAGAATGTGATCGTCGAAGGCGATCAGGCTGTGGTCGAGCTTCATTCGCTGGCGACAGCCAGGAACGGCATGCGATTCGATAACCGCTACTGCTGGGTGGTCTATTTTCAGGACGGATTGATCGTTCGCGTGCGCGCCTACCTCGATTCGACCATGGTCGGCCGCCTGTTCGAGGAAAATTCGATTGCATGA
- a CDS encoding LysR substrate-binding domain-containing protein, with amino-acid sequence MELRHLRYFCAVADWNGFNRAARALHTSQSSISAQIRDLEREIGVKLLNRTQSQVTLTSAGERFLEESRKVVAAADRAVDIAQRTARGEIGSLTIGFLIWGTGAFFPGIIRGFRQLHPAVQLSVMEMLSRAQPEALLNGSIDIGFTRPLEPPYDAQLRSELLYTDPVVAVLPADHRLAGGPLRLHDLANERFVVCDRNIAPTFFDKITSLCAQSGFSPNIVQTSNLVSSVLTLVEAGEGVTLLPSGLQHRRFSDLSFCPLIDPGCGIDLVMAWSPNREGETHKSFLDFIRSKKKIILSSLKIG; translated from the coding sequence ATGGAACTGCGGCATCTCCGCTACTTCTGTGCCGTAGCAGACTGGAATGGATTTAATCGCGCTGCCCGTGCGCTCCATACTTCACAGTCTTCTATCAGTGCGCAGATTCGTGATCTTGAGCGAGAGATCGGTGTGAAGCTGCTCAATCGCACGCAGTCGCAAGTAACTCTGACGAGTGCGGGTGAGCGGTTTCTGGAGGAATCGCGCAAAGTGGTCGCAGCTGCCGATCGCGCGGTCGACATCGCGCAACGGACGGCAAGAGGCGAGATCGGATCGCTCACGATCGGCTTTCTGATTTGGGGAACCGGCGCGTTCTTTCCGGGAATCATCCGCGGCTTTCGTCAACTCCACCCGGCTGTGCAGCTCTCGGTGATGGAAATGCTCTCGCGAGCGCAGCCGGAGGCGTTGCTCAATGGTTCGATTGACATCGGCTTCACCCGGCCGCTTGAGCCTCCTTACGATGCCCAGCTCCGCTCCGAACTGTTGTATACGGACCCGGTGGTGGCCGTACTTCCCGCAGATCACCGGTTGGCGGGCGGACCGCTCCGGCTTCATGATCTGGCCAACGAACGCTTCGTGGTATGCGACAGAAACATCGCACCCACCTTCTTCGATAAGATCACTTCACTCTGTGCGCAGTCAGGTTTTTCGCCGAACATTGTTCAGACGTCGAATCTCGTTTCCAGCGTGCTTACCTTGGTAGAAGCGGGCGAAGGCGTAACGCTGCTCCCTTCAGGCCTCCAACATAGGCGGTTCAGCGATCTCTCCTTCTGCCCGCTCATCGATCCGGGGTGCGGCATCGATTTGGTCATGGCGTGGTCTCCAAATCGCGAAGGAGAAACGCACAAATCCTTTCTTGATTTCATCCGAAGCAAGAAAAAAATCATCCTAAGCTCACTCAAAATCGGATAG
- a CDS encoding integrase core domain-containing protein, with amino-acid sequence MEWPVASTFGNILQRAGLTSRKRKKRRATPYSEPFSEVTAPNQLWCMDFKGYFATGDGSRCDPFTITDAHSRYLIRCQIVSRMDLSQVRAICEAAMREYGMPSRIRTDNGAPFAGTGLLGLSKLSLGWMKLGITHERIQPGRPQQNGRHERMHRTLKEETTKPAALTLRLQQKKFDRFRQDFNYERPHEGLNNATPGSIYQPSSMTLPRNLIEYVHPKGFELRRVNNSGDISWHKDRVFISEVFRFEILGFEQVQEDFYKVYFRDVETGEFDAEALRFRSVQVMR; translated from the coding sequence GTGGAGTGGCCGGTGGCCAGTACCTTCGGCAATATTCTTCAACGAGCGGGCCTCACGAGTCGGAAGCGCAAGAAGCGGCGCGCGACGCCATACTCGGAGCCTTTCTCTGAGGTAACAGCACCCAATCAACTCTGGTGCATGGACTTCAAGGGGTATTTCGCTACAGGTGACGGTTCCCGTTGCGATCCATTTACAATCACCGACGCCCATAGTCGTTACTTGATCCGTTGCCAGATCGTTTCCCGGATGGACCTGAGTCAAGTTAGAGCCATTTGCGAAGCAGCGATGCGGGAGTATGGAATGCCTTCGAGAATTAGAACGGACAATGGCGCGCCGTTCGCTGGGACGGGCTTGCTCGGCCTGTCGAAGCTCTCGCTCGGATGGATGAAGCTGGGGATCACTCACGAGCGCATTCAGCCTGGGCGTCCTCAGCAGAACGGACGTCATGAACGAATGCATCGAACCCTCAAGGAGGAGACAACTAAGCCGGCAGCTTTGACATTACGGCTCCAGCAGAAAAAGTTCGACCGCTTTAGACAGGACTTCAACTACGAGCGACCTCATGAGGGACTGAACAATGCAACTCCTGGCAGCATTTATCAACCGAGTTCGATGACGCTTCCGCGCAATCTAATCGAGTACGTTCATCCGAAGGGATTTGAACTTCGGAGAGTTAACAACAGCGGCGACATCAGCTGGCATAAAGACAGGGTGTTCATTAGCGAGGTCTTTCGATTTGAGATTCTCGGCTTCGAGCAGGTCCAAGAGGACTTTTACAAGGTCTATTTTCGGGATGTTGAGACTGGGGAGTTTGACGCGGAAGCGCTTCGCTTTCGATCGGTTCAGGTGATGCGATGA
- a CDS encoding helix-turn-helix domain-containing protein, with the protein MPWKESRIVDQRLQFLSSYQKEEMSVSELCREFGVSRPTGYRWINRYKESGPEWLLNLSSKPHGCSHATP; encoded by the coding sequence ATGCCCTGGAAAGAGAGTCGTATCGTGGATCAACGTCTGCAATTTCTGTCGAGCTACCAAAAGGAAGAAATGTCAGTCTCAGAACTTTGCCGCGAGTTCGGAGTGTCGCGGCCCACTGGCTATCGATGGATCAATCGATACAAAGAGAGTGGGCCCGAATGGCTGCTAAATCTCAGCAGCAAGCCTCACGGCTGTTCGCATGCGACTCCATAG
- a CDS encoding ArdC-like ssDNA-binding domain-containing protein produces the protein MKKAGTRNRPSIYQTVADRIVSSLKAGVIPWEKPWKAPRSLSSCRTAAHSNTSPLTRFTSPPLIHA, from the coding sequence ATGAAGAAGGCAGGCACCCGCAACAGGCCGAGTATCTACCAGACCGTCGCCGACCGCATTGTCTCAAGTCTCAAGGCCGGCGTAATTCCTTGGGAAAAGCCTTGGAAGGCCCCAAGGAGCTTGTCATCATGCAGGACAGCAGCGCATTCCAATACATCGCCATTGACCAGATTCACGAGTCCACCACTAATCCACGCCTAA
- a CDS encoding ParB/RepB/Spo0J family partition protein, producing MPAHIVELDDAAAMEWQLVENSQRVDVHPYEEAQGFQRLLDMPGYDVPAHVAKSGKSASHIYARLSLLQLVPEIARAFVEEHITASHANLIARLPQEHQTAAFERCWRKDWQDNEPHLLPAKHLVAWIETNLYLALVEAPFDREDATLNAHAGACATCPKRNGYNTSLFADVQGDQCLDGDCYQSKVAAHIDRALAENPRLVQIETSWRPLKGQRPGTLQKHDYRVLDVPDNPDTEPPCPHTKTALIVFGRGAGKTVTICVEGECPVHDPATSARLAKEQAENPEPVMAPAPEEESEEEAQARQAEYEQQRKEYEAEQERKDADRQAELERQQKEYEAEQKRRDKQHKERIAALERIIENAPAVLDAVQLRFILELLIHLSPDGLFEEAAEHFVGSDESHNKCEDEILSEAMAACADNKYREGGF from the coding sequence ATTCCCGCGCACATCGTGGAGTTAGACGATGCCGCCGCGATGGAGTGGCAACTAGTCGAGAACTCGCAGCGCGTGGACGTGCACCCTTACGAAGAGGCGCAGGGTTTCCAGCGCCTTTTAGATATGCCCGGTTATGATGTGCCCGCACATGTCGCCAAATCCGGCAAGAGCGCATCGCATATCTATGCGCGTCTCTCCCTCTTGCAGCTTGTCCCCGAGATAGCCAGAGCCTTCGTGGAAGAGCACATCACCGCCAGCCACGCCAACCTCATCGCCCGTCTGCCGCAGGAGCATCAGACCGCCGCCTTCGAGCGGTGCTGGCGCAAGGACTGGCAGGACAATGAACCCCACTTGCTTCCCGCCAAACATCTCGTGGCGTGGATTGAGACCAATCTATATCTTGCCCTTGTGGAGGCTCCTTTTGACCGCGAGGACGCAACCCTTAACGCCCACGCAGGAGCCTGCGCGACATGCCCCAAACGCAACGGCTACAACACCAGCCTCTTTGCCGACGTGCAGGGCGATCAGTGCTTAGATGGTGACTGCTACCAGTCCAAGGTTGCAGCCCATATCGACCGCGCACTTGCTGAGAACCCGCGGCTAGTGCAGATTGAAACATCATGGCGTCCGTTGAAGGGGCAGCGTCCCGGCACGTTGCAGAAGCACGACTACCGCGTGCTGGACGTGCCCGACAATCCAGATACGGAGCCGCCTTGCCCCCACACCAAGACCGCACTGATTGTCTTTGGTCGCGGTGCCGGGAAGACCGTCACAATTTGCGTGGAAGGGGAATGCCCAGTGCATGATCCCGCCACGTCAGCGCGGCTTGCCAAAGAACAGGCCGAGAACCCGGAACCTGTCATGGCTCCCGCACCTGAGGAGGAATCCGAAGAGGAGGCCCAGGCGCGACAGGCCGAGTACGAACAGCAACGAAAGGAGTACGAGGCCGAGCAGGAACGCAAAGACGCCGACCGGCAGGCTGAGTTGGAGCGGCAGCAAAAGGAATATGAGGCCGAACAGAAGCGGCGTGACAAGCAGCACAAGGAACGAATCGCCGCCTTGGAACGGATCATCGAAAACGCCCCCGCCGTCCTTGATGCAGTGCAACTTCGCTTCATCTTGGAGCTACTAATTCACCTCTCTCCCGATGGGCTCTTCGAGGAAGCCGCCGAGCACTTCGTCGGCAGCGACGAGAGCCACAATAAATGTGAGGACGAAATCCTAAGTGAGGCAATGGCGGCCTGTGCCGACAACAAGTATCGGGAGGGCGGCTTTTGA
- a CDS encoding ABC transporter permease, which produces MLRRPAISIVAILSLSLGISSAISVLSLLEHIVLHPYPYRNADRIVELTYREKLEIEYTPAIFREQIRQLRQAKSIEELIEMDEHPEAETTSGVPQDVDVLFMSGNAFQFFGVPAFLGRIFLPSDAPDNLTPQPVVVLSYQYWQKRSNLARRRSGSSGQTGDSKSCIC; this is translated from the coding sequence ATGTTAAGGCGCCCCGCGATCTCAATCGTCGCGATCCTTTCACTATCTCTCGGTATTTCTTCAGCTATATCCGTACTCAGCTTGCTCGAGCATATCGTTCTCCACCCATATCCTTATCGGAATGCTGATCGTATCGTGGAACTGACCTATCGCGAAAAACTTGAGATAGAGTACACACCGGCAATCTTCAGAGAGCAGATTCGGCAGTTACGCCAAGCCAAATCGATCGAGGAACTCATTGAGATGGATGAGCACCCCGAAGCTGAAACAACGTCGGGGGTTCCCCAAGATGTAGACGTCCTGTTTATGTCGGGCAATGCATTCCAGTTCTTTGGAGTTCCTGCATTCTTGGGGAGAATATTTCTGCCGTCAGACGCGCCAGATAATCTAACGCCCCAACCAGTGGTTGTCCTCTCCTACCAGTATTGGCAAAAGCGTTCGAATTTGGCGAGACGCAGAAGTGGATCGAGCGGACAGACTGGCGATAGTAAATCGTGCATTTGTTAA